Proteins encoded by one window of Xanthomonas sp. DAR 80977:
- the efeO gene encoding iron uptake system protein EfeO, whose translation MKTHAQSGSSRLMLLAVAASALLVIAGVAAFWYASGVAHKTPRAAGNAVTVTIEGNTCQPNDINVPAGRTTFTIVNNSQRALEWEILDGVMVVEERENIAPGFSQIMTAKLSPGEFDITCGLLSNPRGKLRVTPSAASDAEDARPSLVNYVGALAEYRVFLVMESGTLQDAAANLDAAIQAGDLAQARARYVQAHQSYKRIEPMAELFADLDTRLNARADYYEKREADPAFSGFHRIEHALYAQQDVAAARDASTRLVADVGALAQRLDALNVPPERLAASASRLLRRVADNLPAAGEDRDGRAELANLQGTLEGTRRIQELLQPLLAKSNPALDKTLAERFAAFDAALAPYREGDGFREAPLDAAHRTALAAPIRALADELGKVNAALGLE comes from the coding sequence ATGAAGACGCACGCCCAGTCCGGATCCTCCCGCCTCATGCTGTTGGCGGTGGCCGCCTCGGCCTTGCTGGTCATCGCCGGCGTGGCGGCGTTCTGGTACGCCTCCGGCGTGGCCCACAAGACGCCCAGGGCGGCCGGCAACGCGGTCACCGTCACCATCGAGGGCAACACCTGCCAGCCCAACGACATCAACGTGCCGGCCGGGCGCACCACCTTCACCATCGTCAACAATTCCCAACGCGCGCTGGAGTGGGAAATCCTGGATGGCGTGATGGTGGTCGAAGAGCGCGAGAACATCGCGCCGGGCTTCTCGCAGATCATGACGGCCAAGCTGTCGCCGGGCGAGTTCGACATCACCTGCGGCCTGTTGAGCAATCCGCGCGGCAAGCTGCGCGTCACCCCGTCGGCCGCATCCGATGCCGAAGACGCACGCCCGTCGCTGGTCAACTACGTGGGCGCACTGGCCGAATACCGCGTGTTCCTGGTGATGGAGTCGGGCACGCTGCAGGACGCGGCCGCCAACCTGGATGCGGCGATCCAGGCCGGCGACCTTGCCCAGGCCAGGGCCAGGTACGTGCAGGCGCACCAGTCGTACAAGCGCATCGAGCCGATGGCCGAGCTGTTCGCCGATCTGGACACGCGCCTGAACGCACGCGCCGATTACTACGAAAAACGCGAGGCCGATCCGGCGTTCAGCGGCTTCCATCGCATCGAACATGCGCTCTACGCGCAGCAGGACGTCGCCGCCGCCAGGGACGCCAGCACCCGGCTGGTCGCCGATGTCGGTGCGCTGGCCCAGCGCCTGGATGCACTCAACGTGCCGCCGGAGCGCCTGGCGGCATCGGCCAGCCGGCTACTGCGCCGTGTGGCCGATAACCTGCCGGCCGCTGGCGAAGACCGGGACGGCCGCGCCGAGCTGGCCAACCTGCAGGGCACGCTGGAAGGCACGCGCAGGATCCAGGAACTGCTGCAGCCGCTGCTGGCCAAGAGCAATCCGGCGCTGGACAAGACCCTGGCCGAACGCTTCGCCGCGTTCGATGCCGCATTGGCGCCGTACCGCGAAGGCGATGGCTTCCGCGAGGCTCCGCTGGATGCCGCGCACCGCACCGCGCTGGCTGCGCCGATCCGTGCGCTGGCAGACGAGCTGGGCAAGGTCAACGCGGCGTTGGGCCTGGAATGA
- the efeO gene encoding iron uptake system protein EfeO: MADSRRFLLALLIAAGLQAHSAHAVPVSPLELVGPLSNYKIYVAGNVRTLNTETRAFTAAIKAGDVERAKQLYASTRTSYERIEPIAELFSDLDSAIDSRADDHEKAEKDPGFGGFHRIEYVLWTQNTTKGLEPVADKLMADVQELQTRLARLTFPPEKVVGGAAVLMEEVAATKISGEENRYSHTDLWDFQANFEGAYKIVELLRPLVQQQDKAFSDKTDANFKTVFDTLKKYRTADGGFETYAKLSERDRKLLAGRVNTLAEDLSRLRGMLGLN; the protein is encoded by the coding sequence ATGGCTGATTCCCGTCGTTTCCTGCTGGCCCTGTTGATCGCCGCCGGCCTGCAGGCGCACAGCGCCCATGCCGTGCCCGTGTCTCCGCTGGAGCTGGTGGGGCCGCTGTCGAACTACAAGATCTACGTGGCCGGCAACGTGCGCACCCTGAACACCGAAACGCGCGCCTTCACCGCCGCCATCAAGGCCGGCGACGTGGAAAGGGCCAAGCAGCTGTATGCGTCCACCCGAACCAGCTACGAGAGGATCGAGCCGATCGCCGAACTCTTCAGCGACCTGGACAGCGCCATCGATTCGCGTGCCGACGACCATGAAAAGGCGGAGAAGGACCCGGGCTTCGGCGGCTTCCACCGGATCGAATACGTGCTGTGGACACAGAACACGACCAAGGGGCTTGAGCCGGTCGCCGACAAGCTGATGGCCGACGTGCAGGAGCTGCAGACCCGTCTCGCCAGGCTGACCTTCCCGCCGGAAAAGGTGGTGGGCGGCGCGGCGGTGCTGATGGAGGAAGTGGCCGCGACCAAGATCTCCGGCGAGGAGAACCGCTACAGCCACACCGACCTGTGGGATTTCCAGGCCAACTTCGAAGGCGCCTACAAGATCGTCGAATTGCTGCGCCCGCTGGTCCAGCAGCAGGACAAGGCGTTCTCGGACAAGACCGACGCCAACTTCAAGACAGTGTTCGACACGCTGAAGAAGTACCGCACCGCCGACGGCGGCTTCGAGACCTACGCCAAGCTGAGCGAGCGCGACCGCAAGCTGCTGGCAGGGCGTGTCAACACGCTGGCAGAAGACCTCTCGCGTCTTCGCGGGATGCTAGGTCTGAACTGA
- the efeB gene encoding iron uptake transporter deferrochelatase/peroxidase subunit — MPQSGRRRRLLQGLGAAGAALAALPAAASTKAAPADAQVADAPRSDSTGQHVPFLGVHQAGVTTPRPTAGMLASFFVLAETRQDLERLFRTLTGRIAFLTQGGVQPLLDPKLPPPGSGIVGPVVQPDALTVTVSVGDSLFDERYGLAALKPRRLQQMKSHPNDALDEALCHGDLSIQFCANTPDTNIHALRDIIKNTPDLLVLQWKQEGTVPPIAAAPGKPPESARNFLGFRDGSANPDSANAKLMQHIVWVGENHDEPAWARNGSYQAVRIIRNFVERWDRTPLQEQEAIMGRHKDSGAPLDGGRSEHDVPDYTRDAEGKRTPMDAHIRLANPRTPASDANLILRRPFNYSNGVTKSGQLEMGLLFICYQADLEQGFLTVQRRLDGEPLEEYIKPIGGGFFFTLPGVVDAHDWLGSGLLQAATG; from the coding sequence GTGCCGCAGTCGGGGCGTCGTCGCCGCCTGCTGCAGGGCCTGGGCGCGGCGGGTGCCGCGCTGGCGGCGCTGCCTGCTGCCGCTTCCACCAAGGCCGCGCCCGCCGATGCGCAGGTGGCCGATGCGCCGCGCAGCGACAGCACCGGCCAGCATGTGCCGTTCCTGGGCGTGCACCAGGCCGGCGTCACCACGCCGCGTCCGACCGCCGGCATGCTGGCCTCGTTCTTCGTGCTGGCCGAAACGCGCCAGGACCTGGAACGCCTGTTCCGCACGCTCACCGGGCGCATCGCCTTTTTGACCCAGGGCGGCGTGCAGCCGCTGCTGGACCCGAAACTGCCGCCGCCGGGTTCAGGCATCGTCGGCCCGGTCGTGCAGCCCGATGCGCTGACCGTGACCGTGTCGGTCGGCGATTCGCTGTTCGACGAACGCTATGGCCTGGCCGCGCTCAAGCCGCGCCGCCTGCAGCAGATGAAGTCGCATCCCAACGATGCCCTGGACGAGGCGCTGTGCCATGGCGACCTGTCCATCCAGTTCTGCGCCAACACGCCGGACACCAACATCCACGCGCTGCGCGACATCATCAAGAACACGCCGGACCTGCTGGTGCTGCAGTGGAAGCAGGAAGGCACGGTGCCGCCGATTGCCGCCGCGCCGGGCAAGCCGCCGGAAAGCGCGCGCAATTTCCTGGGTTTCCGCGACGGCTCGGCCAATCCGGATTCGGCCAACGCCAAGCTGATGCAGCACATCGTCTGGGTGGGCGAAAACCATGACGAACCAGCGTGGGCGCGCAACGGCAGCTACCAGGCCGTGCGCATCATCCGCAACTTCGTCGAACGCTGGGACCGCACGCCACTGCAGGAGCAGGAAGCGATCATGGGCCGCCACAAGGACAGCGGCGCGCCGCTGGACGGCGGCCGCAGCGAGCACGACGTGCCCGATTACACGCGCGACGCGGAAGGCAAGCGCACACCGATGGATGCGCATATCCGCCTCGCCAATCCGCGCACGCCGGCCAGCGATGCCAACCTGATCCTGCGCCGCCCGTTCAACTACTCCAATGGCGTGACCAAGTCGGGTCAGCTGGAAATGGGCCTGTTGTTCATCTGCTACCAGGCCGACCTGGAGCAGGGCTTCCTGACCGTGCAGCGCCGGCTGGATGGCGAGCCGCTGGAGGAATACATCAAGCCCATCGGCGGCGGTTTCTTCTTCACCCTGCCGGGCGTGGTCGATGCGCACGACTGGCTGGGCAGCGGCCTGCTGCAGGCCGCGACCGGCTGA